The proteins below come from a single Desulfovibrio sp. Huiquan2017 genomic window:
- a CDS encoding HD domain-containing phosphohydrolase encodes MGNFSVYLWQGGDFVLYTASGQKFTNRHRQALHQNGIEEVYVQGAERAEYEKYIECNLGRILLDETLPIDARSRIFFEASTMVMQDVFDRKLPSALRARHFDRITEIVRNSIKFLAKDNSLSAVAPFISHDYKTYTHCMQVFVYSVALFHTYEMTETEVFEYGLGALLHDVGKAKIPKRILNKRGPLTTSEREIVKEHPVHGVSMCAHLPMTQNTINCILFHHETLDGSGYPAGIMGDNVPVPVRIISLSDIYDALTTDRPYAEAMEPYEALSLIRNEMRENVDMGVFKRFVAVLSGAEII; translated from the coding sequence TTGGGGAATTTTTCCGTCTATCTCTGGCAAGGCGGGGACTTTGTCCTTTACACCGCTTCCGGCCAGAAATTCACCAACCGCCACCGCCAGGCCCTGCACCAAAACGGGATCGAGGAAGTATACGTCCAGGGCGCGGAGCGGGCGGAATATGAAAAATACATCGAGTGCAACCTGGGTCGAATCCTGCTGGACGAGACGCTGCCCATCGATGCCCGTTCGCGGATATTCTTCGAGGCCTCGACCATGGTCATGCAGGACGTGTTCGACCGCAAGTTGCCGAGCGCCCTGCGGGCGCGACATTTCGACCGCATCACCGAAATCGTGCGCAACTCGATCAAATTCCTGGCCAAGGACAATTCCCTGTCCGCCGTGGCGCCGTTCATCTCGCACGATTACAAGACGTACACCCATTGCATGCAGGTGTTCGTCTATTCCGTGGCCCTGTTCCACACCTACGAGATGACCGAGACCGAGGTCTTCGAATACGGCCTGGGGGCGCTGCTGCACGACGTGGGCAAGGCCAAGATTCCCAAGCGCATCCTGAACAAACGCGGCCCGCTGACCACCTCCGAGCGCGAAATCGTCAAGGAACATCCGGTGCATGGCGTGTCCATGTGCGCGCACCTGCCCATGACCCAGAATACGATCAACTGCATCCTGTTCCACCACGAGACCCTCGACGGTTCCGGTTACCCGGCGGGCATCATGGGCGACAACGTGCCCGTTCCCGTGCGGATCATTTCCCTGTCCGACATCTACGACGCCCTGACCACCGACCGCCCCTACGCCGAGGCCATGGAGCCCTACGAGGCCCTTTCCCTCATCCGCAACGAGATGCGCGAAAACGTCGATATGGGCGTCTTCAAACGGTTCGTCGCGGTCTTGAGCGGCGCCGAAATCATCTAG